The Actinomycetota bacterium genomic interval GCTCCCAAGGAAATGAGATATTTCAGGATTTCATGAGAGATTAAAACCAGGATTTTTACTTGAAGCTTTCTTCTCCGCCTGGAGATCGTCGAAAAGTGAGGGGTTCTTGTCTTAAGTCCACAAGCCTCCCTCAAGTCTTTGTCCCACTTTAGGCAACGGGCAATGCTCCTTGTATGGCGCAAGTTTTTATCAAAGCGCTTAACCAATTCTATCTTTAGAATCTGAGCATCGGTGTAGACTCTCGGTCTCCCTCTCTTTCTCGCCCTCT includes:
- a CDS encoding transposase, producing MNKLIVANHSTSVYSTPYLKPILFLLDRFSFHLIEERARKRGRPRVYTDAQILKIELVKRFDKNLRHTRSIARCLKWDKDLREACGLKTRTPHFSTISRRRRKLQVKILVLISHEILKYLISLGA